The following DNA comes from Rhinolophus ferrumequinum isolate MPI-CBG mRhiFer1 chromosome 15 unlocalized genomic scaffold, mRhiFer1_v1.p scaffold_54_arrow_ctg1_1, whole genome shotgun sequence.
CATTAAGATGATGGGGAAAACTGAGTGTGGGGTGCACTGGAACCCCATACTGTGTTGACAAATTTTCTATATATCTacaactattctaaaattaaggttttttaaagcaaaacctACAATTTTTTTCATGGGTTCAAAAATATGTTAACTGTAGTAAGTTATCTAATCAAACAGAATTCCTGAAGTATAATGAagtcacataaaaataaagtcacaaattcgtttttaaattgttctttacATTTAGCTTTAGAGCTCATATATACTCACAAGATTCATGAACCTGAAAAGGAGTTGGTGGAAGATATTAGAAAATAAGTTTATGAATGACactaaatttaagaacattgGGCTGCTGTGCTTAACTTGATTCTCTCTatactttctgtttttgtttctacaaaacaggaattaaaaaaaactttttctctaCTTACTTTAAATGGGATGATTAACAAGTTGAGATTggtcaaaattgtttttcatgtatttttaattgtaaaaattattttcggCATCACATACTAGAGAAAGAGATCCTGTTATTACATCTggctttcttaaattttataaaaatctcctCGTACCATATAATAAGACTTATAATGGTGATCAGCCTCAATTTCTTTCTGGATGTAGAAGTGGAATAATAACACATGAGAAATGTAATACTGTTGTAATGATGTTTAGAAACACGTTGAAAGTGAGGTGGGTGCATGGTGATGCCACAACTTCAGCACTCATAGGGGTCTGCCAGCTTAATGGCCAATTCGAAGCCTCATGGTGAAACACTGTGGTTCTTTTCTTTTACCAAAAATATTGTCATCTGCGCTCAAAATTGATCTCAACAAGCCAgttttgaaaatgcaaacaagCTGGCAAAAGAGGTTTGTCTCTGCCTGGCTGGCAGCACCGATACTCACCGCGAAAGGCCGGAAGCTGCTCCAGATCATTGTGGAAGAGAATCAAGACAGGGGTCCTGCCGGGCTCCCAGAGGCCAAATACCACCGCAGTGCAGTCTCTGCCCATGCACTacgaaataaaaaccaaaactgtAGTTAGCATGAGCATGAGACTTTCACGTGAAAGGATGACTGCAAGGGAGATGGGGGTACTGCAATAGAGAGAATGCTGTGACCTAAGGTCTGCAAGCATCTTAGGGGCAAGGCAACAACATCGTTTTCTTTTAGAGCAAGAGCAACACAAGGCTGGAAAGAACTGGGAAGTAGAATGACAGGGTGGCGCACAAGACAGCAATGAGTGTGTGACACTGAGGCCAGCCCGTTCTCAGGAGGGGCTGTCTGCCGGCTCAGGCTGTGGGGGCATGGAGGACGCAGAGCATCTAAGCAAAGTTTGGTTAACAAGCATTTTGCTCTGATTGCTTAGTGGGGACAAGCAGTTCCTCTAATCATCAATCAGGCAAAGAATGGGAAGAATCTGTGACTGGCCTTTTCATTGGGAAAGAAGGGGGCGTCCATGACGTATTTAAGTCGCACAAGGGAAGGGTGATTCTCTGCAGTGAGCTGTTTCCTGGGACACAAAAGGGGGAGGAGAATTCCTTTATCCTCCACTCTTTTCCAGGAAAACAGGGCTCAGGTAAAATTCACCAACATCACCACTCAACTGGGGGATGATAATTATGGTACCAGTTATCTACGCTTTTAATATTGTAAAGTGCGTTGAACGTGCCGGATGtgtagtaaatgctcaatgaatACTTGTTGACCTTACTAACCTGTGAAATCCTTGAGGGCAGGGTTGAGTTTTTCGCGTTTTCTTTGGTGCTAGGAGCGAGAATCCAGCCCTCTGCTGAGTTGTCCTCAAGCAAGCCTGGGACTCAGGGTCTGTGATACGACACAAGAATCtccacctcacagggttgttgagaGAATCGAACACTGAGGACTCCACGGGGCCCACAGAGTTCCAGTGACAAACTTTCTTCTTGGCCTAACGCTAGCCAGGCTCTCCTGTTTAGGTGGTTTCCGCAAGAACCCTGCGGGGTCAGTTTATCAAAAGCCCCACCCGCGGTGTCTGAGGCCCGTCTGCCTTCAGCAGAGTCCCCGTAACTCCTGCTGTTTCCTCTGAACACTTTCCGTCCGCGGACTCAGGCCCGCTCCTACGCGACAAACCTCGCCTGGGCCCCACCTGTGCCCGTCACCCCCACTGCACTAGATGCCTGAATAGTCGGCCTCGCCGTCTTTCCCGACTgtcatgaataattttttctttaccgTCTGTAACTCCCGGTGCAAGCGTCTGCCTGCTCCGGGAAGCAGAGAGCAGCGGTGCTCGGACCGAAGGAGCGACTCGTCCCCAGCCCCGTGCGACTCGACGCGGCGCAAACGCGAGGGAGGTTAGTCTGAGCAAGTCGAGCGCGCGGACTTCTCTCACGTCTTGGACGCCGAGGGGAGGACAGCGCGGGCATCGCTATAAGACGCGAGGCAGGAAAAGACAGCGTCCCGCGGCGCCGCGAAGAGCTCAAACAGCGAAGACGGACGGCACAGGGCCGGCGCACGCGCTCTGAGAACGCCGGTTGGCCCCTCCCAACTTCGGGCGCGGCGGCGGCAGGAGGAAGGCCTTACGCACGCGTAGTGCTTTTGTGCCAGCGCGTCGTCTGGCGCATGCGTGCGGCCAAGGCTGTCGTGCGCCTGCGCAGTGGCTGGACGTCGCGTTAATTGCAACTCGAGCGTTCCTGCGCGGCCGTTTTGTTTCTCCCGGCAGGTGGCTGCTGGCTGTCAATCCCGGGACAGTCGGCCTCCGTCATCAGCCTGGATTTAGGCCGACGGCGACGCTTCAGCCATCGGATTCCCAATGTGGGCCGCCGGCAAGGAAGCCCCCAGGGAGGCGCCGGGGAGGGAAGGGGTGTGAGGCCTCGGGGTGGAGCGCGGGTGTGGGCAAGGGCCGCCCGGAGGGAGCCGGTGGGGCCGCGCTTTGGCCGCCGACGGACAGGACTTGCACACTCGGCGGGAGCTCACTCCGACCGGCGGCTCGCGGTGTGCTCCTCCGGATGCAGCACAGGTAGGTCGGCGTGCTCAGGGGTCACCGCCACGCTCAAGGCCGGGAGGGCAGCCGGGTGTTGAGGCCGCCGCGACAGGTGCCCTGTGCCGGTGAGTTCAGCTCTCCGGACGGTTTTTGCAGAGCTCTCATCTCCGCGGTTTCTGTGAGGCAGTGTCAGAATTGAACAGCTTGTGAAACTACCTGGGCAGCCTCTCCCACAAAGCCGGCAGAGGCGACCTGTCCTGGAAGGCGGCTCTTGACCGGCGGCTCCAAGAATGGCCGTTGCAGCCCAGCCTGGGGCTCCGCGGAGCTCTCGGGCTGTTTGAGACGGCCCAACGGTCTCCCTCGGAGGAAGCCGTTTGCCCAAACCAATGTAAACACCGCTCTGGAGGGTGCTTTAGATCTTTAAAGAGAATGTGAGAGAATTGTGGGATGACTGCTGGCTTCCCAGGCGGCGTTATCTGACACCCAGAGGGAACCCACTTGGGCTGTTCACTAACAGCTAACCCCAGGCCGCCTCACAGGTGCGCTCCGCCTGCAGGGTGAGTTTATGAAGTCAGGACCTGAGTCCATCGGGGCTGTATGTACAGCCCAGACCTGGCCCCTTTGTGTCTAAAGTGACCAGTAAAAAGGCTTTGATGAAGTTCACAGTAGGCTGCTTTTAAAGCCAAAACAGAAGGCACTGAGAGGGTAGCTCATACTACCTTTGTCTGACCCCCTTTGCAAGACTGTCCAACAAACAGACTTTCGTGAGAAGTCAAGACACAAGCCCCTGAGAAAAGCTGTTTTATGCAGCTGGTACCAGGCTGTCCCCTGAAAGCTATCACATGGCACCATGAAAGGTCCTTTTACACCAGGACACAAGACCACAGGGCTGTCTGTATACCTGACATCGCCACCCTCACCGCCTTTTAAAAAAGCCTTCTGTGACCAATAACAGGCCTTTTAAGGACAATACCTGTCGAGCTCTAGGAGACTGACTTTAAAGTGAGAATCTAAGGCCACTCAGACTTTTTTATGTCCTGTAATTAGGTGGACCATAGGTCTCGATTTGCCTGTACTAACCTGTTTGACTTGTCCAGTCATTAAATACTATATAGAATCATAATTGAGCAGAagaacttattttatattaatacttCTGCTTAAGGACTGGCCTGCCATCCACATATAATGCCCAGGTTAGTGCCACCAATGGCATCAAGTATGATGGCTTCCCTTCTGAATAGTTTTTATGTATCTCTAGGTTTCTTCCTGAGAAGTTAAGCTATCATGACTTCAATAACCTTAGTTAAGTGCCTGCTGTGAACGACACTGCTTGTAACAGGCTCttgggaaatggagagaaatgagaCATGTTCTTGCCCTGGTATTTGAGAGACCGACATGTAAGCCCATATTTGTGGTAGGCTCCACATAGGGGATCATGAAGGTGGGCCCTAAAGGTTGGATAGGAGTTTGCCAGAGAGGAGGGATGTGGGAGGCATTCCAGACAAGGAGCACACGTTCCTCTCTGAACAAATACTTGTCACACTGCACCTGGTATCGTGCCAGACCCTGAAGGTACAGAGGTGACCCCAGACAGATGGGGGCCCTGCCCTTACAGAGTTTATGCCTAGCAGAGAAGACCTCTGTTGAAGAACCATCATAGATGAGGAGTGTATTACAAGGGACAAGTACAGGAAGCTGTGGGAACCTACAGGGGACCAAGTGTATGTGTAGTCTCCATCTccgtctctctctgtctctctgtctctgtctctgtctctgtctctgtctctctctctatatatacactttttaaaaaaaaataaaatgtcacaggTTGACATTTTTGCCGCTGGATGGCATCATAGATCTAGCTTTCCCccgttttattttataaaaatacacagcTGTGTGCTTTCAGGTGCACATCATACTGTTTTGctgtaactttttatttcctcttccacCAGCACCCATCAGACTGAGCTGGCAGGAACAGTCCCTGTCCGGGACGCCCTGAGGGCACTCCTGCCCCGCACTAAAGAAGAAATGCAGCTGGACCTCAGTGAGAGAATGGACAGGAGTGTAGTGACACTGCTGAAGCAAGCCACCGACCTCTTCTATGGGGGCAGGGTGAGCGAGTGTCTGGAGGCAAGCGAGGCCATCTGTGACTACTCCTGGGAGAAGCTCAACACCGGGGCCTGGCAGGATGTGGACAAAGAGTGGCGTCGGGTGTACGCCTTTGGCTGCCTTCTGAAAGTCCTGTGTCTGTGTGAGGCTCCTGGGGATGCTGCCACTGTGCCCGCAGCCCTGAAAGTCTGTGACATGGGCCTGCTGATGGGGGCGGCCATCCTTGAGGACATCCTCATTAAAGTTGCTGCCATCCTACAGAAGCACCTCTCTGGAAaaaggcccagcccagccccagcccaggagcAGCACAGCATAAAGGTGGGTTGTCAGTGGCCATACCTGACACCACCCCACAGCCCTGTCTTCCTAGAGGTGACCAGTGAGTTCTCCCTTGGGTGAAGCCTCAGAATGCTGACCTGTCTGGCTAAAAACAGCATCTTCTCTTGGTATGGAAATAGAGTAGTTCCATCAGTTTTTATCCGcattttttcttccagtttctgcagcagcagcagcagcaccctTCAGGAGAGAGGGTGGAAGCTTTGTGGCTCGAGAGAAACAGCCCAAGGGGAGTGTATGGGTGATTGCTGCAGCCAGCTAGCCCATCTCATGCAGTTTTCCTTGGCCAGCTGGTCAGTCCTCCCTTTCGATCCCTGCACGCATCCCTCCTGGTATTTAAGTACATGTGCCAAAGGACAGTACCCTAACACACTGAGCATGGCTCACTGAGAAGGCGCAAGTCCACGGCTAACACACAGGCCTCACGATAGCTCACATTTGTTCATGAGAAGGAAATAGGTCTATCAAGTGTGGGGAAATGCATGACATACTCTCTAATGTAAAAAAATGCAAGAAGAGTGAGGCAACCATTCTTGGCTATGAAATTATCTATCGACTTTTTATATAATGCCTTGGAGCTAAGGACACGGATTGACCTTCCAGACGGCAGGGCAAACGTCGATCAAAGGACGGATGCCTGTGCCCTTCCGCAGGCTATGCTTTCCTGAGGGCACATGGATGTGGCTTCAGGCCCAGGGTGCGGACCGTGGCGTGGCTGGTGTTGGGCAGTGCAGGTAGCTGAAGAGCTAAGACctcaggctctggagccaggacGCTGGGTTCAAGTTCCCATGGTGCCACCACTGCCTGTGAGCCCCTCTGTGCCCCCCCGTTCCCCTACCTGCAGGAGGGTGTTTGCTCAGCAGCTTGATTGATCACCAGCAGGGGCCCAGGTGTGCCAGGCGCAGAGGTGACAGTGCAGGAGGGCCCAGACCCTGTCACCCTGAAACTTCCAGTCTAGTGAGGCTGCAAAAATATGTATTCTCGGGTGGTAGGAACGATGGGGGAGGCAGCTTCACGTAGGGTAGTCTCTGATGAGGGGCTGTGACAGAAGGGAACAAGCAGGTACGCCGCCAGGTGCACTGCCTGTAACTGCTGCAGCTGCCAACACTGAGAACCAGTTTGGGACCCAGCAGTGGGGGCCGCGGGAGCTGACCCGTGCCAGTCGGTCATACTGGGTACTTTCCCTGTGAGCTCTGATCTCCCAGTAGTTCGACAGAAGGGAAACAAGCCCAGAAACAGCAGTTTGTGCAGGTCCCTCAGCTGGGAGTTGGTTGAGTGCAGCAGGCAACTGCTTGACATAAGTTGTTGGATGGAAGAGGCGTAGTTGGCAACTCTTTGTCACTGTCACTACCCGTGGGTCAGGGATGTGTCTGGAAAGGTGTGAAAGGAACACATGGTCATGACAAAAAATGTTCTTCTGTTAGATGGTGGGGTTTGAGAGAGGGTTTTCTTCTCTTGCAGAATTTCTATGCAGCAGcatattgttttgtaatttaagaaatatgaTAAGTGAAGTGGTCAAAGAAAAAGCATCTTGCTGTCAGGAGAAGCAAGCAGTGGTAGTAGCTGCAGTAGTAACAACCGTGGTAACTAACTATCATGGAGTAACGACACCCCCGGCTCACCTAGCACTGACGCTAATGCCTTCAATTCTGTCTGCAGTGCTTGccatcttctcatttctttttttgaacagAAAGCCAGGAAAGAACACGCTTCTGTTCCAGACATGAGGTCAGAAAGAGCGGTCCCCCGGCTTCACTGCCCATCCCTGCAGTATTTCAGGGAGCATCATTTGGTTCCAGAGAGGCCTGTGATCTTGGAAGGTGTGGCCAACCATTGGCCGTGCATGAAGAAGTGGAGGTGGGTGGCTGCTGAGGGCCACGAGGCTCACCTTCTCATCTTAGTGTCCCCAAAGGCTCCCTGCACCGCTTGTCCCATCATCCCCAAGTAAACACAGTGATATGTAAAAACATCACTGCCATCCCTGGGAGGGCTCTAGCAGTGGCCCAGTAGCATGTCTTGTGCAGCTTTGCTGGGTCTCCAGGAGTCTGTGGAGTCTCTTGTCCCCAAGGCTTACCAGTGGGACTAATAGACAGCCGACTTCCCCTCCGTGGGCGTCTGGGCCCTCGGGGTGCTCTGTCCTCAAATGGGGAGGTCAGGCTGGGCAGCTGGCGAGTGGCTGCAGTGCTATGGCTCTGCGGCGTCTAAGGATGGTGGCTGAGTCGGCCTGTCCTGTGGTGGTTTTGGGGAGTGGTGGTTCCCATTGACACTGACCACAAGAGCCGTCCTCCCAGCAAGTGTCCCAGCAGTGTGTGTCACTGCGTGCCAGGTGCCAAGACAGGCGCTGCCgtgttttgtctttatccttCTTGGTTCCCACGGGACACTTTGCAAATGGGAAACAAGGGCTCAGAGGGGTTCACTTGCCGAGGACCCACTGGTGAGTGCCAGGCCACCAGAGTCCAATCCCCAGGCACCTCACCATCACTCTACTGTCAGCCATTTACTGAGCTTAGTAACAGGCGCGCAAAGACACAATTGGATGGCTCTTGGCAAGCAGGAAGGAGAGCCACCAATGAGAACTGGCAGCTCTGTCACTGCTTGCGAAGTGCAGAGCACCTGGTGGGCAGGTGACCACCTAGTGATGAGTGGGGACCAGTGTGATGCACGTTGACCAGTAGTGAGCAGCAGTGGTGACAGTGACGACATGTGTTTTCTAACAGTGTGCAGTATATCCAGGAAATCGCTGGCTGCCGCACCGTCCCCGTGGAACTTGGCTCCAGGTACACAGATGAGGAGTGGTCCCAGAGACTGATGACAGTCAGTGAGTTCATCAGCAGGTACATCCTGGGTGAGGTACGTCCCTGCGTCCTATCTCCTAATACTCAAGGGCACAACACCTTCCGTTTGGGCTAAGAACCATGCGTTGTCGCACTGGAGGGTTTTGGAGAGGTCAGTCTTTCGGTCAGCAGGCTGGCCAGAGTGAGGAGGGCAGGCTGCTGGGCAGGCAGGTTAGACCCATTCCAAATACCTTTTTGTCGTGTATTTCCATGGTTTTGACTGGATTCTGAGATTGTGCACCCATCACCACTGTGTCATGCTGCACATTTTCATGACTCCAGAAGAAACTTCATACTAGTTACTAGCCACCCCCATTCCCCATGGCcgccagccccaggcaaccactgatctgtttcctATCTGTGGTTGTGCCTGTCTGGACATGTCATATGAATGGAGTCACACACTGTGGCctcctgtgtctggcttctcacTGAGCGTCACGTGCTCAGGTCCATCCACGTGGTAGCGGGTGCCAGGACTCGGTCCTTTTACGGCTGAATGACACTGCCATGTGTGCACGGCACATTTTGCTTACCATGCAACAGTGGATGGCCACCTGAGGGTGTGCACTCCTGGCGACTGAGACCAGTGCTGCTGTAATTCTTGTACGAGATTCTGCGTAGACCCGTCCTTGTATGCTGGGTGTACACTCGTGGTGCAACTGTGAGTTGCATATCACTGCGCCCAGCCTTCTGCGGCCCCAGGCTGTTCCCACAGCACATGCAGCATTCTGTCACTTCAGAGACTCAGCATTCCGGGCAGGGGTGCTTCCTGTCCCAGCTGTGGGGGCAGAGGTTGCAGATTATCTTCCTGGACCATCCCTATtggctgggaaggaggggagcCTGTGAGTGGGTGCACAGACCTGCGTCTGTGAGACTTCAGCACCAGGAAAGCTTTGCACGTCTTCCACACCCCCCACAGCCCACTCCCCAGGCAGCTGTAGGCGCAGGCATGGTACAGCTCTCATGGGACTGGTCATGCATCCAGGCTGGTGACCATGGGGGCTAATCACTTCTTCCACTGGCCTTTTCAGTATTGTAGCTGAACTCCTGAGGGACCGCCCAGAGTGCCCCCCTCCTCATCACCCTCCTCAATGTCCAGCCTCCTCCGTCGGTGCTCACAGACGTCTTTCCTGCTTCTCCTGCATTCCTCCCCTGCTCCCATCTGCTCAGTTCTGTCACCTGCAGGCTTGGACAAGGGGGCCGTGGTCTAGAGGCACACCATGATGCCATGTCCACCTCTGCTTGTCGGTGAATCTGCTGGCAAGCCCTATGCCAACTCCCTCTGCTGGGGAGAAGCCTAGTGCCCAGAGAGAGGCCTCAGCAAGGGCAGTTTGCATTCTGGGCAGAAGAGGCTTCAGATTCAGACAAAGAAGCACTGAGGCCACACTGGCCTTTGCTGGCTGTGTGTTCTGAGCTGCTTACTTAACCTCTTGGATCCTCAGAGCTCTGACTTTTGATAGGTTAGGGTTGGTTGGGGTTAGTCAGAGGTTACTAGCCCCGACGTCATAGAGCCCTTGCGAGAGTAAAACACACAAAGCTGTAAGCACCATGCGCTCAGCAGCACTCCTCAGTCACCATCACAGGTTGTGTCATCTGCACCAGGATGGCTGGGACGGCTGCGATCATGTCACATCCGGCCGTgcccagtgcttagcacagggtcGGGCATTTTTGTAAATTCTCAATAATATTTGTCAGAAAGAGAACGATGGAGGAGGGAGTGGAAAGAGAGTCTCGGGGAATCCTGCAGGAACCTTCCTTACGTCAACACTTTCAGCCTTGGAGCCCTTAGGCCAAAGCTGACTCCCCAGCGTCCCTCCACTGTACTCCACCTGAGCCTTACAGGAGGGGCTTGGGCAGGACCATGTGGAGGGTGTCATCAGCACTAACAGGCTTTCTGTTTCGCCACTTTTTTCTCCTGTGGATTAGCCGAAGGACATCGGGTACCTGGCGCAGCACCAGCTCTTTGACCAGGTAAGTCTGATACCATGCTCCTCTGTCTTccaccctcttccctcccctccctccctcctgggctCTGACCCCAAAGGGCAAGAAAGGCTGTAGCAGCCTCGTTCACCCACTGGCCTACTCTTTGAGGTGAGCAGGGAGGCGCCCTTAGCATTGCCAGTGGTCAGCTGGAGAGCAGGCGAGGccaccagatggctcagtgggttggagcgtgtcctctcaaccacaaggttgccagttcgactcccgcaagggatggtgagctgcgccccctgcaactaacaatggcaactggacctggagctgagctgcgccctccacaactaagactgaaaggacaacaacttgacttggaaaagtccccttaggacacactgttccccaatagtcctgttccccttccccaataaaatctgtagtaaaaaaaaaaaaatccagaacggAAATAcgtaacaaaataaaagaagaaacagagggtaACATAGGATACCACCACACacaaataacagacaacaacaaaaaggcaaagaaacaatggagacacagtcttaccagaataCTAACGACAGAATgttaggaaatcctcacatatcaataatcaccctaaatgtaaatgaactgaactcaccaataaaaaggcacagagttatcagattggatcaaaaaactaaacccagccatatgctgcctccaagagacacatctcagctacaaggagaaacatagactcaaagtgaaagggtagaaattgacactccaagcaaatggtatccagagaaaatcagctgtagTGATACTGATataagatgaaacagacttcatgataaaaaaggtaacgagacaaagatggacatttcataatgataaaggggactatacaacaagaagacatgatagtcatcaatatttatgcccccagtcagggagcaccgaaatataccaagcaactgctaacagaactaaaggaagaaattacccaaaacacaattatagtagggaacctaaatacatcattgacagctatggatagatcatccaaacagaaaataaagaaagcaataggagccctaaatgacacagtagatgaaatggacataatggacatttatagagcacttcatcctaaaacatcagagtatacattcttttctagcgtacatggaacattctcaaggacagaccatatactGGTACAcaaaattagcctcagcaaatttaagaagattgaaatcaagcatattctctgatcagaaggctttgaaattcggtatcaactgcaaaaagaaaacaggaaaaaccacaaatacatggagattaacaacatacttttaaagaatgaccgagtcaaagaagaaatacgagagatcaaaagatacatagaaacaaatgagaatgaaaatatatcctaccaaactTTGGGGATACAACAAACgctgttttaagagggaaatttatatcattacagacctatctcaagaaacaagaaaaatcccagataaataacctcatgatacaccttaaagaactagaacaagaagaacaaatgaaacccaaggtcagcagaagaaaggaaataataaaagtcagcgcagaactaaagaacaaaaagacaatagaaaaaattaatgtgacaaagagctggttctttgaaaagattaataaaattgacaaacccttgactagactcactaagataaaaagagaaaagacactaataaaatcagaaatgaaagagggaaagttatcattgatgccacagaaataaaacgatcatccaagaatagtatgaaggactacatgccaccaaatccaataacctagaagaaatggacaagtccTTAGAAACTTACAGCCTTCTAGGCTGAAttacgaagaactggaaaatctaaatagaccgatcaccagtaaggaaattgaatcagtcgtctgaaactttcccaaaagcagaagtccgggaccagatggcttcactagtgaattctgccacaccttcaaagagtatctaatacctgtcctactcaaagtcttccaaaaaattgaagaatggacaatactccctaactcattttatgaggccaacattaccctgataccaaaacctggtaaggataacacacacaaaaaaaactacagaccaatctctgatgaatacagatgcaaaactactaaacaaaattctagcaaactgaatgcaacaatgcattaaaaggattagTCATCATGACCAATttgggttcatcccaggggcacaaggaaggTTCAATAtaagcaaatc
Coding sequences within:
- the KDM8 gene encoding bifunctional peptidase and arginyl-hydroxylase JMJD5 isoform X2, with protein sequence MQLDLSERMDRSVVTLLKQATDLFYGGRVSECLEASEAICDYSWEKLNTGAWQDVDKEWRRVYAFGCLLKVLCLCEAPGDAATVPAALKVCDMGLLMGAAILEDILIKVAAILQKHLSGKRPSPAPAQEQHSIKKARKEHASVPDMRSERAVPRLHCPSLQYFREHHLVPERPVILEGVANHWPCMKKWSVQYIQEIAGCRTVPVELGSRYTDEEWSQRLMTVSEFISRYILGEPKDIGYLAQHQLFDQIPELKQDISVPDYCCLGDGEDEDITINAWFGPPGTVSPLHQDPQQNFLVQVIGRKYIRLYSLRESEALYPHSTHLLHNTSQVDVENPDLERFPKFAEAPFLSCVLCPGEVLFIPAKCWHYVRALDLSFSVSFWWS
- the KDM8 gene encoding bifunctional peptidase and arginyl-hydroxylase JMJD5 isoform X3 produces the protein MQHSTHQTELAGTVPVRDALRALLPRTKEEMQLDLSERMDRSVVTLLKQATDLFYGGRVSECLEASEAICDYSWEKLNTGAWQDVDKEWRRVYAFGCLLKVLCLCEAPGDAATVPAALKVCDMGLLMGAAILEDILIKVAAILQKHLSGKRPSPAPAQEQHSIKKARKEHASVPDMRSERAVPRLHCPSLQYFREHHLVPERPVILEGVANHWPCMKKWSVQYIQEIAGCRTVPVELGSRYTDEEWSQRLMTVSEFISRYILGEPKDIGYLAQHQLFDQIPELKQDISVPDYCCLGDGEDEDITINAWFGPPGTVSPLHQDPQQNFLVQVDVENPDLERFPKFAEAPFLSCVLCPGEVLFIPAKCWHYVRALDLSFSVSFWWS
- the KDM8 gene encoding bifunctional peptidase and arginyl-hydroxylase JMJD5 isoform X1 codes for the protein MQHSTHQTELAGTVPVRDALRALLPRTKEEMQLDLSERMDRSVVTLLKQATDLFYGGRVSECLEASEAICDYSWEKLNTGAWQDVDKEWRRVYAFGCLLKVLCLCEAPGDAATVPAALKVCDMGLLMGAAILEDILIKVAAILQKHLSGKRPSPAPAQEQHSIKKARKEHASVPDMRSERAVPRLHCPSLQYFREHHLVPERPVILEGVANHWPCMKKWSVQYIQEIAGCRTVPVELGSRYTDEEWSQRLMTVSEFISRYILGEPKDIGYLAQHQLFDQIPELKQDISVPDYCCLGDGEDEDITINAWFGPPGTVSPLHQDPQQNFLVQVIGRKYIRLYSLRESEALYPHSTHLLHNTSQVDVENPDLERFPKFAEAPFLSCVLCPGEVLFIPAKCWHYVRALDLSFSVSFWWS